One stretch of Streptomyces zhihengii DNA includes these proteins:
- a CDS encoding RidA family protein: MAVERTAVNPVAWSAALGFHQGEVVSGHTRTLYISGQTAMNGDGVPQHDGDMAGQLALSADNVEAVLGEAGMSLADLVRLTVYTTDVDLLLRHYGVLAARLGAAGVAPATSMLGVTRLAVPGQLVELEGTAVA, encoded by the coding sequence GTGGCAGTCGAAAGAACGGCGGTCAACCCGGTGGCATGGTCGGCGGCCCTGGGGTTCCACCAGGGCGAGGTCGTCTCCGGGCACACCCGCACCCTGTACATCTCCGGGCAGACCGCGATGAACGGCGACGGTGTGCCCCAGCACGACGGCGACATGGCGGGGCAGTTGGCGCTGAGCGCCGACAACGTGGAGGCGGTGCTCGGCGAGGCCGGCATGTCCCTCGCGGATCTCGTCCGGCTCACCGTCTACACGACCGACGTCGACCTGCTGCTGCGGCACTACGGCGTGCTGGCGGCACGGCTCGGCGCCGCCGGGGTGGCTCCGGCCACCTCCATGCTCGGGGTGACACGGCTCGCGGTACCGGGCCAGCTCGTCGAGCTGGAGGGCACCGCCGTGGCGTGA
- a CDS encoding helix-turn-helix transcriptional regulator, with protein MRADRLVSLVLLLRQRGRLTAEVLARELEVSTRTVLRDIEALSAAGVPVYAERGRHGGFALLPGFRTDLAGLNHDEALALLTAGSGRGELVFGLGSALASAMRKVVDALPAGHRATASDAARRFLVDPETDLLARRQVTDEIPGDTMGEVRRAVLAGHKLRIHYAPTGREPRWRTVDPIGLVTVRDRAYLLATRSGEDRTYRLARVLAAEVLPEPAQRPDSVDLDRIWRERSARFLSGGDHVTVLLRLHPARREELLDTALAVRARTPDADGRLRLEATFQDMRHAEWALWQFGTDAEALAPRALRASLHERATAMAARYRDDTREAAAVPPGCLPAPE; from the coding sequence ATGCGTGCCGACCGGCTGGTCTCCCTGGTTCTGCTGCTGCGCCAGCGCGGCCGGCTGACCGCGGAGGTACTGGCCCGCGAGCTGGAGGTGTCCACGCGCACCGTGCTGCGCGACATCGAGGCCCTGTCCGCGGCGGGCGTGCCGGTCTACGCCGAGCGCGGCCGGCACGGGGGGTTCGCGCTGCTGCCCGGCTTCCGTACCGATCTCGCCGGTCTGAACCACGACGAGGCCCTCGCGCTGCTGACCGCCGGATCGGGCCGCGGCGAGCTGGTGTTCGGCCTCGGTTCGGCGCTCGCCTCCGCCATGCGGAAGGTCGTCGACGCGCTGCCCGCCGGCCACCGGGCGACCGCGAGCGACGCCGCCCGGCGGTTCCTCGTCGACCCGGAGACCGACCTGCTGGCGCGCCGCCAGGTGACCGACGAGATCCCCGGGGACACCATGGGCGAGGTCCGGCGCGCGGTGCTCGCCGGGCACAAACTGCGCATCCACTACGCGCCGACCGGCCGGGAGCCCCGGTGGCGCACGGTGGACCCCATCGGCCTGGTCACCGTGCGGGACCGGGCCTATCTGCTGGCCACCCGGTCCGGCGAGGACCGCACCTACCGGCTGGCGCGGGTGCTGGCCGCCGAGGTGCTGCCCGAGCCGGCGCAGCGGCCGGACAGCGTCGACCTGGACCGGATCTGGCGCGAACGCTCGGCGCGCTTCCTCTCCGGCGGGGACCACGTGACGGTGCTGCTGCGGCTGCATCCGGCGCGGCGGGAGGAACTGCTGGACACGGCGCTGGCCGTGCGCGCGCGGACGCCGGACGCGGACGGTCGGCTGCGGCTGGAGGCGACCTTTCAGGACATGCGGCACGCCGAGTGGGCGCTGTGGCAGTTCGGCACCGACGCGGAGGCGCTCGCACCGCGGGCGTTGCGCGCGTCCCTGCACGAGCGCGCCACCGCGATGGCCGCCCGCTACAGGGATGACACCCGGGAGGCGGCGGCCGTCCCGCCCGGGTGTCTCCCCGCCCCGGAGTAG
- a CDS encoding putative quinol monooxygenase, producing the protein MIELRQYTLRPGRRDELVELFDREFVETQEAAGMVVLGQFRDRDDPDRFVWLRGFTDMTARHRALTDFYGGPVWAEHGPRANATMLDSDNVLLLRPLADPSGFAVRPSERPPAGAPAPGTCVSATVWSFPAGRDEGVTLIRDGLLPVLRALGPSPLAALTTSTAPNTFPRLPVRTGENVAVVVTSYPDDEARRRHLAEVLAHPVVRDEILPGIEKHRTAAPWTLRLAPTGRSLTV; encoded by the coding sequence GTGATCGAGCTGCGGCAGTACACGCTGCGCCCGGGTCGCCGGGACGAGCTCGTCGAGCTGTTCGACCGGGAGTTCGTCGAGACCCAGGAGGCGGCCGGGATGGTGGTGCTCGGCCAGTTCCGGGACCGGGACGATCCGGACCGCTTCGTCTGGCTGCGCGGATTCACGGACATGACGGCCCGCCACCGGGCCCTGACCGACTTCTACGGCGGCCCGGTCTGGGCCGAACACGGCCCCCGAGCCAACGCCACCATGCTCGACTCCGACAACGTCCTCCTGCTGCGGCCGCTCGCGGACCCGAGCGGCTTCGCCGTCCGGCCGTCCGAGCGGCCCCCGGCCGGTGCCCCAGCGCCGGGCACCTGTGTGTCGGCGACCGTGTGGTCCTTCCCGGCGGGCCGGGATGAGGGCGTCACGCTGATCCGCGACGGGCTGCTGCCCGTCCTCCGCGCCCTGGGACCATCGCCGCTCGCCGCGCTCACCACGTCGACGGCGCCCAACACCTTCCCCAGGCTCCCGGTGCGCACCGGGGAGAACGTCGCCGTGGTCGTCACCTCGTACCCGGACGACGAAGCGCGGCGCCGGCACCTGGCCGAGGTGCTGGCCCATCCCGTCGTCCGGGACGAGATCCTGCCGGGCATCGAGAAGCACCGGACGGCGGCTCCGTGGACACTGCGCCTCGCGCCCACGGGCCGTTCGCTCACCGTCTGA
- a CDS encoding helix-turn-helix transcriptional regulator, with the protein MSAGRLLSVLLLLQSRGRMSARALADELGVSVRTAYRDLTRLQAAGIPLYAETGRAGGYRLVDGYRTRLTGMSEAEARALLFAALPGAAADLGIGDEVTAARLKLLAALPTTLREQARRTAAVFHVDAPGWYRESESAPHLPLLADAVIGRQAVDVRYRRWRAPQEVHRRLRPYGLVLKSGVWYLVAESGERTATYRVTSVLDATLTGERFDRPADFDLGAYWTSYLDEFGARRYTGTATVRLSPRGRRRLPDNVPPEFVRAVDGTATPVGDAGWIEAVVPTESTGHACGELLRLGADVVVVGPPELRRAMADTVGALARAYGSAYGPHEDDVVAPRQTRPHDARPHDEPDGTDDEPPRADGEVRQGGR; encoded by the coding sequence ATGTCTGCCGGTCGACTGCTGTCGGTGCTGCTGCTGTTGCAGTCCCGCGGCCGCATGTCCGCACGCGCGCTCGCCGACGAGCTGGGCGTGTCCGTCCGCACCGCCTACCGCGACCTGACCCGTTTGCAGGCCGCCGGCATCCCGCTCTACGCGGAGACCGGCCGGGCAGGCGGCTACCGACTTGTCGACGGCTACCGCACCCGGCTGACGGGCATGAGCGAGGCCGAGGCGCGTGCGCTGCTCTTCGCCGCACTGCCCGGCGCCGCCGCCGATCTCGGGATCGGCGACGAGGTGACGGCGGCACGCCTGAAGCTGCTGGCGGCGCTGCCCACCACGCTGCGCGAGCAGGCCCGGCGCACCGCGGCCGTCTTCCACGTGGACGCCCCCGGCTGGTACCGGGAGTCCGAGAGCGCACCCCATCTGCCGCTGTTGGCCGACGCGGTGATCGGCCGGCAGGCCGTCGACGTGCGCTACCGCCGCTGGCGCGCGCCGCAGGAGGTGCACCGACGGCTGCGGCCCTACGGGCTCGTGCTCAAGTCCGGTGTCTGGTATCTCGTGGCGGAGTCCGGGGAGCGGACGGCCACCTACCGGGTGACGAGTGTCCTCGACGCGACGCTCACCGGCGAACGGTTCGACCGGCCCGCGGACTTCGACCTCGGCGCGTACTGGACGTCCTACCTCGACGAGTTCGGCGCCCGCCGCTACACGGGGACGGCCACCGTGCGCCTCTCTCCCCGGGGCCGCCGCCGTCTGCCCGACAACGTCCCCCCGGAGTTCGTGCGGGCGGTCGACGGCACGGCGACCCCCGTCGGTGACGCGGGCTGGATCGAGGCGGTCGTCCCGACCGAGAGCACCGGCCACGCCTGCGGCGAACTGCTGCGCCTGGGCGCCGACGTGGTGGTCGTCGGACCACCGGAACTGCGCCGGGCCATGGCCGACACCGTCGGCGCCCTGGCCAGGGCCTACGGATCCGCCTACGGCCCGCACGAAGACGACGTCGTGGCACCCCGGCAGACCCGTCCCCACGACGCCCGTCCCCACGACGAGCCCGACGGGACGGACGACGAGCCCCCCAGGGCGGACGGCGAGGTCCGGCAGGGCGGCCGCTAG
- a CDS encoding serine hydrolase domain-containing protein, translated as MTEAHPLSDLGWTRGYTDPAWIRRFTSAGRELSPTRRVWRGAGRPRDLPAGGDGSGLDTVPLPLGGGATVTLPELFAAAQTDAFLVLHRGSVVYERYLHGTEAHTPHFNASAAKSWLGLVAAVLAHRGLLDREAPTTAYVPELAGTAFGEARIQDLLHMGTQVAYGRRPFDKSIEAQRYFAVIAPRMRPVDHNGPATIREHLLTARATGAPGTGFRYENGNVEALAEVLRRITGLSTSALLGDVLWSGIGAEEDAYYVLDADGVEAASGGFSATARDIARLGEMLRCRGAVGDRQVVPEAVAAGIASGVPDGYPRRVRLPGAPLTSPATLSYHDLWWIPNDAHGSFMASGIHGQRLFVSPGLDLVVVHFGSQVVSPSVPAVPFARAFLGIGAQLTAAVPV; from the coding sequence ATGACCGAGGCCCACCCGCTGAGCGACCTCGGCTGGACGCGCGGCTACACGGACCCGGCCTGGATCCGCCGCTTCACGTCCGCCGGCCGGGAACTCTCACCGACCCGCCGCGTCTGGCGGGGCGCCGGCCGCCCCCGCGACCTGCCCGCCGGAGGCGACGGGTCCGGGCTCGACACCGTGCCCCTCCCCCTCGGCGGCGGCGCCACGGTCACCCTGCCGGAGCTCTTCGCCGCCGCGCAGACGGACGCCTTCCTCGTACTGCACCGGGGCTCCGTCGTGTACGAGCGGTACCTGCACGGCACCGAGGCGCACACCCCGCACTTCAACGCCTCGGCGGCGAAGTCCTGGCTCGGCCTCGTGGCGGCGGTCCTGGCACACCGGGGGCTGCTGGACCGCGAGGCCCCCACGACGGCCTACGTCCCCGAACTCGCGGGAACCGCCTTCGGCGAGGCCCGGATCCAGGACCTGCTGCACATGGGCACCCAGGTCGCCTACGGGCGCCGCCCCTTCGACAAGTCCATCGAGGCGCAGCGGTACTTCGCCGTGATCGCCCCCCGGATGCGCCCTGTCGACCACAACGGCCCCGCCACCATCCGCGAGCACCTGCTGACCGCCCGTGCCACCGGCGCCCCCGGCACCGGTTTCCGCTACGAGAACGGCAATGTGGAGGCCCTCGCCGAGGTGCTGCGCCGGATCACCGGCCTGAGCACCTCGGCCCTGCTCGGCGACGTCCTGTGGTCCGGGATCGGTGCCGAGGAGGACGCGTACTACGTCCTCGACGCCGACGGCGTGGAGGCGGCGAGCGGCGGCTTCAGCGCCACGGCACGGGACATCGCCCGCCTCGGCGAGATGCTGCGCTGCCGGGGAGCGGTGGGCGACCGGCAGGTGGTGCCCGAGGCGGTGGCCGCCGGCATCGCCAGCGGCGTCCCCGACGGCTACCCCCGCCGTGTGCGCCTCCCCGGCGCGCCCCTGACCTCCCCGGCCACGCTGTCGTACCACGACCTGTGGTGGATCCCGAACGACGCCCACGGCTCGTTCATGGCCAGCGGCATCCACGGCCAGCGCCTGTTCGTCTCCCCCGGACTCGACCTCGTCGTCGTCCACTTCGGCTCCCAGGTCGTCTCCCCCTCGGTGCCCGCCGTGCCGTTCGCGCGGGCCTTCCTCGGGATCGGCGCGCAGCTCACGGCGGCCGTCCCCGTCTAG